The following proteins come from a genomic window of Terribacillus aidingensis:
- a CDS encoding GyrI-like domain-containing protein — protein MKVKIETIPTYRIAYFRRVGPYGAANYETMQKLKEWAAAEKLLDDTSIILGISQDNVETTDPHKCRYDAALIIPEDFQKDDTVLIGELKGGKYISFTVQHTVEAMKQAWKDIFGTLSDRSLEVDSRPTFERFTAKLLKEHYCEICIPIK, from the coding sequence ATGAAAGTAAAAATTGAAACCATCCCAACTTACCGGATTGCTTACTTCCGTAGAGTAGGGCCTTATGGCGCTGCTAATTATGAAACGATGCAAAAATTAAAGGAATGGGCAGCAGCAGAAAAACTACTGGATGACACCTCGATCATCCTGGGCATATCGCAGGACAATGTAGAAACGACAGATCCGCACAAATGTCGATATGACGCTGCTCTAATCATACCTGAAGATTTTCAGAAGGATGATACAGTACTTATTGGAGAGTTGAAAGGAGGTAAGTATATCAGTTTCACGGTACAGCATACTGTGGAGGCGATGAAGCAAGCATGGAAAGATATATTTGGTACGTTATCCGATCGTAGTTTGGAAGTTGATAGTCGGCCTACCTTTGAAAGATTCACTGCGAAGCTTCTAAAGGAGCATTATTGTGAAATATGCATACCAATAAAATAA
- a CDS encoding ATP-binding protein — MKIENEKDIVTSRSCGRKLAADLGFSAVEQARITAAISELARNIYKYAGSGTICIRSEKDTRRIGIHIIAKDNGPGIQNLQEAMLDGYTTGGGLGRGLPGVKRLMDNFDITSSTTEGTRVEVAKYRIVHKKSLFRI, encoded by the coding sequence ATGAAGATAGAAAATGAAAAAGATATTGTCACAAGCAGATCATGCGGCAGGAAGCTAGCAGCAGACTTAGGGTTCAGTGCGGTCGAACAAGCACGCATCACTGCAGCCATCTCAGAGCTTGCCCGGAACATTTACAAATATGCAGGCAGCGGAACAATCTGTATCCGCAGCGAAAAAGATACAAGAAGGATAGGCATCCATATTATCGCCAAAGATAACGGCCCTGGTATACAAAACCTGCAGGAAGCCATGCTGGATGGCTATACGACAGGTGGCGGATTGGGACGCGGACTTCCAGGAGTGAAGCGTCTTATGGATAACTTCGATATTACGTCTTCCACAACGGAAGGTACACGTGTAGAAGTAGCCAAGTACCGGATCGTTCATAAAAAAAGCTTATTCCGAATATAG